A stretch of the Bacillus licheniformis DSM 13 = ATCC 14580 genome encodes the following:
- a CDS encoding energy-coupling factor transporter transmembrane component T family protein, translating to MMDNIIIGKYVPGKSVIHRLDPRTKLLTIFLFVFIVFFANNTETYALLGLFTVAAAALSGVPVRFLIKGMKPVFWIVLFTFLLHIFMTREGPVLADLGLFKIYEQGLVQGIFISLRFVYLIMITTILTLTTTPIEVTDGLEHLLGPFKKLKLPVHELALMMSISLRFIPTLIEETDKIMKAQMARGVDFANGPVKERVKAIVPLLVPLFVSAFKRAEELATAMEARGYRGGEGRTKYRQLTWKWKDTSVLLILAVLGVLLILLRT from the coding sequence ATGATGGACAATATCATTATCGGCAAATACGTACCCGGGAAATCGGTCATTCATCGGCTCGATCCGCGTACAAAGCTGTTAACCATTTTCCTTTTTGTCTTTATCGTTTTTTTCGCGAATAATACGGAAACATATGCATTGCTCGGCCTGTTTACGGTTGCAGCCGCCGCTTTGTCAGGCGTTCCGGTGCGATTCCTTATAAAAGGAATGAAGCCGGTGTTCTGGATTGTGCTGTTTACGTTTCTGCTTCATATTTTTATGACAAGGGAAGGACCGGTTCTCGCCGATCTCGGCCTGTTTAAAATTTATGAACAGGGGCTTGTTCAAGGGATTTTTATTTCTCTGCGCTTTGTTTACCTCATCATGATCACAACGATTTTAACATTGACGACGACTCCAATCGAAGTGACCGATGGTTTGGAGCATTTGCTCGGTCCGTTTAAAAAATTGAAGCTTCCCGTCCATGAACTCGCTCTCATGATGTCCATCTCCCTCAGATTTATACCGACTTTGATCGAAGAGACGGATAAGATCATGAAAGCGCAAATGGCAAGAGGCGTCGATTTTGCGAACGGCCCGGTCAAAGAACGCGTCAAAGCGATCGTTCCTCTCCTTGTCCCGCTTTTTGTCAGTGCCTTTAAAAGAGCTGAAGAGCTTGCAACCGCGATGGAGGCGCGAGGATACAGGGGAGGAGAAGGCCGTACAAAATACAGGCAGCTGACATGGAAATGGAAGGATACTTCCGTGCTCCTCATTTTAGCTGTTCTTGGCGTTTTGCTAATTTTATTGCGGACTTAG
- a CDS encoding KOW domain-containing RNA-binding protein produces MYRKTPEIGQFVRMTRGREMNQYAVVIDIVDHHHVLVADGEKRKFHSPKKKNINHLTFYDCVSPEVQNSINETGRVTNGKLRFSLLKFVREQVTDLKKGEHLNGERRCN; encoded by the coding sequence TGAAATTGGACAGTTCGTACGCATGACAAGAGGCCGCGAAATGAACCAATACGCAGTTGTTATTGATATAGTCGATCATCATCATGTGCTGGTAGCAGACGGAGAAAAGCGTAAATTTCATTCTCCTAAGAAAAAGAATATCAATCATTTAACCTTTTATGATTGCGTATCTCCGGAAGTTCAGAACAGTATAAACGAAACAGGGCGTGTGACAAACGGAAAATTGAGATTTTCTCTTTTGAAATTTGTCAGAGAGCAAGTTACTGATTTGAAGAAGGGAGAACACTTGAATGGCGAAAGACGATGTAATTGA
- the rpmJ gene encoding 50S ribosomal protein L36 — translation MKVRPSVKPICEKCKVIRRKGKVMVICENPKHKQKQG, via the coding sequence ATGAAAGTGAGACCATCAGTTAAACCGATCTGTGAAAAATGCAAGGTCATTCGCAGAAAAGGAAAAGTAATGGTGATCTGTGAAAATCCAAAGCATAAACAAAAACAAGGATAA
- the rpsK gene encoding 30S ribosomal protein S11, with the protein MAAARKTNTRKRRVKKNIESGIAHIRSTFNNTIVTITDVHGNALSWSSAGALGFKGSKKSTPFAAQMAAETAAKGSIEHGLKTLEVTVKGPGSGREAAIRALQAAGLEVTAIRDVTPVPHNGCRPPKRRRV; encoded by the coding sequence ATGGCTGCTGCACGTAAAACAAACACGCGTAAACGTCGCGTGAAAAAGAATATTGAATCTGGAATTGCTCATATCCGTTCAACTTTCAACAACACGATTGTTACTATCACAGATGTTCATGGCAATGCTCTTTCTTGGTCAAGTGCCGGAGCTTTAGGATTTAAAGGTTCTAAAAAATCCACTCCATTCGCTGCACAAATGGCTGCTGAAACAGCTGCTAAAGGTTCTATCGAACATGGACTTAAAACTCTTGAAGTTACTGTAAAAGGACCAGGTTCCGGCCGTGAAGCTGCAATTCGTGCACTTCAAGCTGCTGGACTAGAAGTTACAGCGATCAGAGACGTAACGCCTGTTCCTCATAACGGATGCCGTCCGCCAAAACGTCGCCGCGTGTAA
- the truA gene encoding tRNA pseudouridine(38-40) synthase TruA → MRMKCTISYDGHLFYGYQVQPGQRTIQDELEKALQTLHKAKERIPVVSSGRTDSGVHAVGQTIHFDSPLSIPEAKWPYALNALLPDDISVRKAEAVNDQFHARFSAKRKEYRYMIYRGRHPDVFKRYYAYHVPYDLDMEKVKEASRYLVGTHDFTSFCATKTEVKDKVRTVHELEWSDTGDGLQMRIVGSGFLYNMVRIIAGTLLDVGTGKFSPGDIEKMILAKNRDAAGRTAPAHGLYLWRVIYDN, encoded by the coding sequence ATGAGAATGAAGTGCACGATTTCATATGACGGACACCTTTTTTACGGCTACCAAGTGCAGCCTGGGCAAAGAACGATTCAGGATGAGCTTGAAAAAGCGCTGCAAACGCTCCATAAAGCGAAGGAGCGTATTCCTGTCGTTTCATCCGGGCGCACCGACAGCGGCGTCCACGCAGTCGGACAGACGATTCATTTTGACAGTCCGCTATCCATTCCTGAGGCGAAATGGCCGTATGCATTGAATGCCCTGCTGCCCGATGATATATCGGTCCGCAAGGCGGAAGCTGTCAATGATCAATTTCATGCGAGGTTTTCTGCGAAAAGAAAAGAATACCGGTATATGATATACAGGGGCAGACATCCGGACGTTTTTAAACGCTACTATGCATACCATGTTCCTTATGACCTTGATATGGAGAAAGTTAAGGAAGCCTCCCGCTATCTGGTCGGAACCCATGACTTCACAAGCTTTTGTGCGACCAAAACCGAAGTGAAGGATAAAGTCAGAACGGTCCATGAACTGGAATGGTCTGACACAGGGGACGGACTGCAGATGAGAATTGTGGGAAGCGGATTTTTGTATAACATGGTTAGAATCATTGCCGGTACGCTTCTTGATGTAGGAACCGGCAAATTTTCCCCTGGTGACATTGAAAAGATGATTCTTGCCAAAAACCGCGATGCCGCAGGGCGCACTGCACCGGCACACGGCTTATATTTATGGCGTGTTATCTATGACAACTAA
- the rplQ gene encoding 50S ribosomal protein L17, giving the protein MSYRKLGRTSAQRKAMLRDLTTDLIINERIETTEARAKELRSVVEKMITLGKRGDLHARRQAAAYIRNEVADAEKNQDALQKLFSDVAPRYEERQGGYTRIMKLGPRRGDGAPMAIIELV; this is encoded by the coding sequence ATGTCATACAGAAAACTAGGACGCACTAGTGCACAGCGTAAAGCAATGCTGCGTGATCTTACAACAGACTTGATCATCAACGAGAGAATTGAAACAACAGAAGCTCGCGCGAAAGAACTTCGCTCTGTTGTAGAAAAAATGATTACACTTGGCAAGCGCGGAGATTTACACGCACGCCGCCAAGCAGCTGCATACATCCGCAATGAGGTTGCAGATGCAGAGAAAAACCAAGATGCACTTCAAAAACTTTTCTCTGATGTAGCACCTCGTTATGAAGAGCGCCAAGGCGGATACACACGTATTATGAAGCTTGGTCCTCGCCGTGGTGACGGAGCACCAATGGCTATCATCGAATTGGTTTAA
- a CDS encoding DNA-directed RNA polymerase subunit alpha, with protein sequence MIEIEKPKIETVEISDDAKYGKFVVEPLERGYGTTLGNSLRRILLSSLPGAAVTSIQIDGVLHEFSTIEGVVEDVTTIILNIKKLALKIYSEEEKTLEIDVQGEGVVTAADITHDSDVEILNPDLHIATLGQNASFRVRLTAQRGRGYTPADANKRDDQPIGVIPIDSIFTPVSRVSYQVENTRVGQITNYDKLTLDVWTDGSTGPKEAIALGSKILTEHLNIFVGLTDEAQHAEIMVEKEEDQKEKVLEMTIEELDLSVRSYNCLKRAGINTVQELANKTEEDMMKVRNLGRKSLEEVKAKLEELGLGLRKDD encoded by the coding sequence ATGATCGAGATTGAAAAACCAAAAATCGAAACGGTTGAAATCAGCGACGATGCCAAGTATGGTAAATTTGTCGTAGAGCCACTTGAGCGTGGATATGGTACAACTTTGGGTAACTCCTTACGTCGTATCCTTTTATCCTCACTCCCTGGTGCCGCTGTAACATCGATCCAAATAGATGGTGTACTGCATGAATTCTCGACGATCGAAGGCGTTGTTGAAGATGTTACAACGATTATCTTAAACATTAAAAAACTTGCACTGAAAATCTACTCTGAAGAAGAGAAGACGCTTGAGATTGATGTTCAGGGTGAAGGAGTTGTAACAGCTGCTGATATTACCCACGACAGTGATGTTGAGATTTTGAATCCTGATCTTCACATTGCGACTCTTGGCCAAAATGCGAGTTTTCGAGTTCGCTTAACTGCTCAAAGAGGTCGCGGGTATACACCAGCTGACGCGAATAAAAGAGACGATCAGCCGATTGGCGTCATCCCGATTGATTCCATCTTTACACCTGTTTCTCGCGTATCTTATCAAGTTGAGAATACTCGTGTGGGTCAGATTACAAACTATGACAAACTTACGCTTGACGTATGGACAGATGGAAGCACTGGACCAAAAGAAGCTATTGCACTTGGTTCAAAGATTTTGACTGAACACCTTAATATTTTTGTCGGTTTGACCGACGAAGCTCAGCACGCTGAAATCATGGTAGAAAAAGAAGAGGATCAAAAAGAAAAAGTTCTTGAAATGACTATTGAAGAACTCGATCTTTCAGTCCGTTCTTACAACTGCTTGAAGCGTGCAGGAATCAATACAGTTCAAGAACTTGCGAACAAAACTGAAGAAGATATGATGAAAGTTCGCAACCTGGGCCGCAAGTCGCTTGAAGAAGTAAAAGCGAAACTTGAAGAACTTGGACTTGGCCTTCGCAAAGACGATTGA
- the infA gene encoding translation initiation factor IF-1: protein MAKDDVIEVEGTVVETLPNAMFKVELENGHTVLAHVSGKIRMHFIRILPGDKVTVELSPYDLTRGRITYRYK from the coding sequence ATGGCGAAAGACGATGTAATTGAAGTGGAAGGTACTGTAGTCGAAACGCTGCCAAACGCAATGTTCAAAGTTGAACTTGAGAATGGCCACACGGTTTTGGCTCACGTATCTGGTAAAATCCGCATGCACTTCATTCGCATTTTACCTGGAGACAAAGTTACGGTAGAATTATCTCCATATGACTTAACTCGTGGTAGAATTACGTACCGTTACAAATAA
- a CDS encoding energy-coupling factor ABC transporter ATP-binding protein, whose product MDIEIKDVEHRYQMKTPFERLAIYDVNAVIKEGSYVAVIGHTGSGKSTLLQHLNGLLKPTKGQIRLGEDVLEAGKKNKHLKALRKKVGIVFQFPEHQLFEETILKDIAFGPINFGMSREKAEEKAREMLKLVGLGAELSDRSPFELSGGQMRRVAIAGVLAMEPEVLVLDEPTAGLDPRGRKEIMDMFYSLHKQRNLTTILVTHSMEDAAAYADELIVMHKGTVKAKGTPRELFSRKDDIAALGLDLPETIKFQKRLEETLGITFKAPILTIEEAASEVKALFQEENAL is encoded by the coding sequence ATGGACATTGAAATCAAAGATGTAGAGCACCGATACCAGATGAAAACGCCTTTTGAACGCCTGGCGATCTATGATGTCAACGCTGTGATTAAAGAAGGAAGCTATGTCGCCGTAATCGGCCATACAGGATCGGGAAAATCGACTTTGCTTCAGCACCTGAACGGGCTTTTAAAACCGACAAAAGGACAGATACGCCTCGGCGAGGACGTTCTTGAAGCAGGCAAAAAGAATAAACATCTAAAAGCTTTGCGGAAAAAGGTCGGCATTGTCTTTCAGTTTCCTGAACATCAGCTGTTTGAAGAAACAATTTTAAAGGATATCGCATTCGGTCCGATCAACTTTGGCATGAGCCGGGAAAAGGCGGAAGAAAAAGCGAGGGAAATGCTGAAGCTGGTAGGTTTGGGTGCAGAGCTGTCCGACAGGTCTCCGTTTGAACTAAGCGGAGGGCAAATGCGCCGCGTGGCCATTGCGGGAGTGCTGGCGATGGAGCCTGAGGTTCTTGTCCTCGATGAACCGACGGCAGGGCTTGACCCAAGAGGCCGCAAGGAGATCATGGACATGTTCTACAGCCTCCATAAGCAGAGGAACCTGACGACAATTCTCGTCACCCACAGTATGGAAGACGCGGCAGCGTATGCAGATGAACTGATTGTGATGCATAAAGGGACGGTCAAAGCAAAAGGGACGCCGCGGGAGCTTTTTTCAAGGAAAGACGACATTGCCGCTTTAGGGCTTGATTTGCCGGAAACGATTAAATTCCAAAAACGCCTTGAAGAGACGCTGGGGATTACGTTCAAAGCGCCGATTTTGACGATTGAAGAAGCAGCCTCCGAAGTTAAAGCTCTTTTTCAGGAGGAAAATGCCCTATGA
- a CDS encoding energy-coupling factor ABC transporter ATP-binding protein: MNQERLIAAEDITFRYQKDADRPALDHVSFHVSKGEWLAIVGHNGSGKSTLARALNGLILPDEGSIKVGGIKLTEETVWDVRKKVGMVFQNPDNQFVGTTVRDDVAFGLENSGVPREDMVERVDWAVQQVNMQEFLDQEPHHLSGGQKQRVAIAGVLAARPDIMILDEATSMLDPMGREEVLDTVRRLKDQGMVTVISITHDLNEAAKADRIIVMNSGRKFAEGTPQEVFRLNQDLIKIGLDLPFSFQLTQMLKESGLALKGDHLTQEGLVNELWTLKSKM, from the coding sequence ATGAATCAAGAGCGATTAATCGCTGCAGAAGATATCACGTTTCGCTACCAGAAAGATGCAGACAGGCCTGCGCTTGATCACGTATCTTTCCATGTGTCGAAAGGAGAATGGCTTGCGATCGTCGGTCACAACGGTTCAGGAAAGTCGACGCTCGCCCGTGCTTTAAACGGACTGATTCTGCCTGATGAAGGATCGATTAAAGTAGGCGGTATCAAGCTGACGGAAGAGACGGTCTGGGATGTCCGAAAAAAGGTCGGCATGGTGTTTCAAAATCCGGATAACCAATTTGTCGGGACAACCGTCCGCGATGATGTGGCTTTTGGTTTAGAAAACAGCGGAGTTCCAAGAGAAGACATGGTGGAAAGGGTGGATTGGGCCGTTCAACAGGTGAACATGCAAGAATTTCTCGATCAAGAGCCGCACCATCTCTCGGGAGGACAAAAGCAGCGTGTTGCGATTGCGGGAGTGCTTGCTGCCCGGCCTGACATCATGATTCTCGACGAAGCGACTTCCATGCTCGACCCGATGGGGCGGGAAGAAGTGCTGGATACGGTCAGAAGGCTGAAAGACCAAGGAATGGTTACGGTCATTTCGATTACCCATGACTTAAACGAAGCCGCGAAGGCCGACCGGATCATCGTCATGAACAGCGGTAGAAAATTTGCCGAAGGCACGCCGCAGGAAGTCTTTCGTCTGAATCAAGATCTGATTAAAATCGGGCTTGATTTGCCATTTTCTTTTCAGCTCACCCAAATGCTGAAGGAAAGCGGTCTGGCTCTGAAAGGCGATCATCTGACACAAGAAGGATTGGTGAATGAGCTATGGACATTGAAATCAAAGATGTAG
- the rpsM gene encoding 30S ribosomal protein S13 yields MARIAGVDIPRDKRVVISLTYIFGIGRTTAQQILKEAGVSEDTRVRDLTEEELGKIRDVIDKLKVEGDLRREVSLNIKRLIEIGSYRGIRHRRGLPVRGQNTKNNARTRKGPRRTVANKKK; encoded by the coding sequence ATGGCTCGTATTGCTGGTGTAGATATCCCACGTGATAAACGTGTTGTTATTTCATTAACATACATCTTTGGAATCGGTCGTACAACGGCTCAGCAAATCTTAAAAGAAGCTGGAGTTTCTGAAGATACTCGCGTTCGTGATTTGACTGAAGAAGAACTTGGTAAAATCCGTGACGTGATCGACAAATTGAAAGTAGAAGGTGACCTTCGCCGTGAAGTGTCTCTTAACATCAAACGTCTGATCGAAATCGGAAGCTACCGCGGAATTCGTCATCGTCGCGGATTGCCTGTTCGCGGTCAAAATACTAAAAATAACGCGCGTACTCGTAAAGGTCCGCGTCGTACTGTAGCTAACAAGAAAAAATAA